In one window of Thermodesulfobacteriota bacterium DNA:
- a CDS encoding class I SAM-dependent methyltransferase, which produces MNDSSRKANRFQAFFRSGAYVLLKNHLYNYRLRQKAVTSLLPPDNAGWTVEVGTGISPICLPGARTVYTDLSFTGMRSLKAAMPEGHYVVADGTALPFKGRSVSRCVCSEVIEHIADDLLALREMARILPPGGRCFITFPHRTAYFAHDDVYVHHHRRYDLADISRKLNRAGFSSKGIHKVLGPLEKITMVAVTRLASLTDRRKPRRSLPDMPPAAARLVEFAFKWGNRLFSLPVRLDAKLMPRSMSSVLLIEAVRDGDETIFRG; this is translated from the coding sequence ATGAACGATTCCTCCCGCAAGGCCAACCGGTTTCAGGCCTTTTTCCGGTCCGGCGCCTATGTGCTGCTGAAAAACCATCTCTATAATTACCGGCTGCGACAAAAAGCCGTGACGTCCCTGCTGCCGCCGGACAACGCCGGCTGGACCGTCGAAGTCGGCACCGGCATATCGCCGATCTGCTTGCCCGGCGCGCGGACGGTTTACACCGACCTCTCGTTCACGGGTATGCGCTCATTAAAGGCTGCCATGCCGGAAGGGCATTATGTCGTGGCCGACGGCACCGCCCTGCCTTTTAAAGGCCGATCCGTTTCCCGGTGCGTCTGTTCGGAGGTTATTGAACACATCGCCGACGATCTGCTGGCGCTGCGGGAAATGGCCAGGATACTGCCGCCCGGCGGGCGATGCTTCATTACCTTCCCCCACCGGACCGCCTACTTCGCCCATGACGATGTCTATGTCCATCACCACCGCCGATACGACCTGGCGGACATAAGCCGCAAGCTGAACCGGGCGGGTTTCTCTTCGAAGGGAATTCACAAGGTGCTGGGCCCGCTTGAAAAAATCACCATGGTGGCGGTCACGCGGCTGGCCTCCCTGACCGACCGCCGCAAGCCGCGCCGGTCCCTGCCGGATATGCCGCCGGCGGCGGCCCGGTTGGTGGAATTCGCGTTCAAGTGGGGCAACCGGCTTTTCTCGCTGCCGGTCCGGCTGGACGCGAAGCTCATGCCCCGGTCCATGAGTTCAGTTTTGCTGATCGAAGCGGTTCGCGACGGCGATGAAACCATTTTCCGGGGCTGA
- a CDS encoding glycosyltransferase family 2 protein, translating into MYRDKKVIVVMPAYNAAATLKQTFDEVMDQGVVDQVIIVDDCSTDATVAIARTLPGAIIYTHEWNKGYGGNQKSCYRLALENGADIIIMVHPDYQYTPLLVPAMASLIGSGLYQCVLGSRILGGRALKNGMPVWKYIANRFLTFTENIIMSAKLSEYHTGYRAFSRELLESLPLDANDNDFIFDNQMIAQILWAGYTVAEISCPTRYFAEASSIRFWPSVKYGLGCLKTALLYRLAKTGWLSPAIFKPIRKNP; encoded by the coding sequence ATGTATCGTGACAAAAAAGTCATCGTCGTCATGCCCGCTTATAACGCGGCCGCGACCCTGAAGCAGACCTTTGACGAGGTCATGGACCAGGGCGTCGTCGATCAGGTGATTATCGTCGACGACTGCAGCACCGATGCAACCGTCGCCATCGCCCGGACCCTGCCCGGCGCCATCATCTATACCCACGAATGGAACAAGGGATACGGCGGTAACCAGAAGTCCTGCTACCGTCTGGCGCTGGAAAACGGGGCCGACATCATCATCATGGTACATCCGGACTACCAGTACACCCCCCTGTTGGTTCCGGCCATGGCCTCGCTGATCGGCAGCGGCCTCTATCAATGCGTTCTGGGCTCCCGCATCCTGGGCGGGCGGGCGCTGAAAAACGGCATGCCGGTATGGAAATATATCGCCAACCGCTTTCTGACTTTTACTGAAAATATTATCATGAGCGCCAAGCTTTCCGAATATCACACCGGCTACCGGGCCTTCTCCCGGGAACTGTTGGAATCGTTGCCCCTTGACGCCAATGATAATGATTTTATTTTCGACAACCAGATGATCGCCCAGATTCTCTGGGCCGGTTACACCGTGGCCGAGATCAGCTGCCCCACCCGTTACTTTGCCGAAGCCTCCTCCATCCGTTTCTGGCCGAGCGTTAAATACGGCCTGGGCTGCCTGAAGACCGCCCTCCTGTACCGGCTGGCAAAAACGGGATGGCTATCGCCGGCGATTTTCAAACCGATCCGGAAAAACCCATGA